One Skermanella pratensis genomic window, CGCACCCGGATGGGGGCGCCGGGCGATTTCGCCCAGGCCTATGTGGTCGCCCACGAGGTCGGGCACCATGTCCAGAACCTGCTGGGGGTTTCCGGCGACGTGCAGGCGGCACAGCGTCAGTCGTCGCGCGGCGATGCCAACGCGCTGTCGGTCCGCCTGGAGCTTCAGGCCGACTGCTTCGCCGGCATCTGGGCCTTCCACCTGGCCCGGCAGGGGCAGATCCTGGAGCCGGGCGACATCGACGAGGCGCTGAACGCCGCCAGCGCGGTCGGTGACGACCGGTTGCAGGAGCGGGCGACCGGCAGGATCACCCCCGACTCGTTCACCCACGGCAGTTCGGCCCAGCGGGTCGAGTGGTTCCGCCGCGGGCTGGAGTCGGGCGCTCCGACGTCGTGCGACACCTTCCAGGACGGATGACCGGAGGGGAACTCCGACGGCATGTGGCTACGTTGGGGTCCGATGTCGGCGTTCGCCTAGGGGCGAAGGCCGACCTACGGTTGAATGCCTCTTTCCGGCCTCAGTCCGCCAGTTCCAGGACGACCGGGGTGTGGTCGGAAGCTTTCTCCTCGCCGCGCGGGCCTCGGTCGATCCGGCAATCGACGAGGCGGTCCGCCGCCTGGGGCGACAGCAGGAAATGGTCGATCCGGATGCCCTGGTCGCGCGGCCAGCGGCCGGCCTGGTAATCCCAGAAGGTATAGGCGCGGACCTCGTCGGGATGCACCGCCCGGAACGCCTCGGTCAGGCCCAGGTTGAGCATGGCCCGGAACTGGGCGCGGGTCTCCGGGCGGAACAGGGCGTCGGTCTCCCACGCCTGCGGGTCGTAGACGTCCTCTGCGGCGGGGATGACGTTGTAGTCGCCGCCCAGCACGAAGGGCTGATCGGTCGTCAGCAGGTCGGCCGCGTGACGGCGCAGCCGCTCCATCCAGCGGAGCTTGTACGGGTACTTCTCGGTCCCGACGGGATTGCCGTTGGGCAGGTAGAGCGAGGCGATCCGCACGCCGGCCACGGTGGCCTCGACATAGCGGCCCTGGGTGTCCTCGGCGTCGCCGGGCAGGTGGTCGAGCACGTCCTCGGCCGGCTGCTTCGACAGCAGGGCCACGCCGTTGTAGCTCTTCTGCCCGACGACGGCGCAGCAATAGCCCAGCGCCTCGAAGTCCTGCTTCGGGAAGGAGGCGGTCTCGCACTTGATCTCCTGGAACAGGACGACGTCTGGCGACGTGCGCTCCAGCCACGCCAGCACGTTGGGCAGGCGGGCTTTCACGGAATTGACGTTCCAGGTGGCGATTTTCATGGGGGTCTTCCTTGGTAGTCAGTGGTCGCCGGCAGGATTCCGGTATTCCGGCGGTCGCAATGTCCGGGGAGGGATCTCCGCGTGTCGGTGGCTGCAGCGGCAAGCCATGCCTGCGTCGGTATGGGAAAGTCTCGCCGCGATTGACGAGACGCGAGTATTCGGAGCGGACTTCCGTCTGCCCGCGCACCCGCCGGGCGGCCGGGTCCGGAGTAACCAGCTCCATGACCCGAACTGACCACCGATACACCTGCTGAGAGCAACATCGATGGCTGGAATGAGATTTACCACACCGGGGGCGCGCTTGCGCCAGTGTTTGTTTTCCGCCGCCGCGGGGGGCTTCGGTCCCCGCGGCGGCGGGAGCACCGCCTGTTGGAGATCGGGCGCGACCACTGGTATCCCGATCCTCTGAACTGAAGGCTGGACGCCCCCAGGCATTCAAGGAGCGCGGAAGAACGGATCGTCTCCCTCGTCGGCAAGCTTTCTCGCCGCCTGGGCGAAGCATCTCGGGTGCTCGGGCTGGAACGGCAGTCCGGGCAGGTAGCGGTGGACGATCAAAGTCTTTGGCCGAGGGATTCCAGGCGCTCCTGTGCTTCCGCCCGCCCGGTCACGAACGCTTCATAGGTCTTCTCGGTGTCGGGCGACCGGGGGCCGAAGCTGCGCATCTTCCGGATGCCGGCAGCGGGATCGGCGTCCCGGGCGTCCCAGAGTTGGCGCGTATCCACCAGCATCCGTCGCTGGTTCGACGTCATTTCGATCAGGTCCGGCATGGCGCACGAATTTCTACGGTACTGGCTATTATCCAACTTTATCGTAGAAAATCCTTTGAAACTCGGGCTTTCGGGTCGGCGGCCGGACCGCCTCACACCGCGAAGGACGAGCCGCAGCCGCACGAGGCGGTGGCGTTGGGGTTCTTGATCTGGAAGCTGGCCCCCATCAGGTCCTCGACGAAGTCGACGATCGAGCCGTTCAGCAGGTCCAGCGACACGTCGTCGGTCACGACGGACGTGCCCAGGTGCTCGAACACGTGGTCGTCCTCGTTGACGGTCTTGTCGAAGCCGAAGCCGTACTGGAAGCCCGAGCAGCCGCCGCCGGATACCGTGATGCGCAGCATCAGGGCGTCGTCGCCTTCCATCCCGCGGAGCACGGCCACCCGCCTGGCGGCGCTGTCGGAGATGGAGAGGGACCGTCCGCCCAGACCCACGGCGGCGGCTGAGTCGGTCTGCGGTGTGTTGAGCGCCGTGTCGGCCATGGTCTTCTCCTTGGGTTCTGCGCGGTCTCTGCGGGAGGTACGCCGGAAGCGGGCCTAAAAAATGCCCATGTCGGGAAGTTTCACTTAACCCTATGTAAGCAGACCTGACCGTCTCTTCAAAGGGCCGGGGGCGCGGCAGGTCAATAGGTCGCGATGGTGATTGAAATATGAACCCCACTATCGGTAGTGTCCGGGCATGATCGCTGATCAATCCCTTCTCCGGAACGCCGAACCGGGACCGGCCGCCTATGCGTGCCGGCCGGAGCTTACCCGCGGCCGGCTGAAGCCCGAACCGGAGAGCCCGACGCGGTCGGTGTTCCAGCGCGACCGCGACCGCATCATCCATTCCGGCGCGTTCCGCAAGCTGAAATACAAGACGCAGGTCTTCGTCTACCACGAGGGCGACTATTACCGGACCCGCCTGACCCACAGCCTGGAGGTCGCCCAGATCGCCCGCTCGGTCAGCCGCACCCTGGGCCTGAACGAGGATCTGGCGGAAGCGGTGGCGCTCGCCCACGATCTCGGCCACACCTGCTTCGGCCATGCCGGGGAGGAGGCGCTGAACGAGGCCATGAAGCCCTATGGCGGCTTCAGCCACAACGACCAGACGCTCCGCATCCTGACCCGGCTGGAGCGCCGCTACGCCGAGTTCGACGGGCTGAACCTGACCTGGGAGACGCTGGAGGGCGTGGTCAAGCACAACGGCCCGCTGCTTCCCGAGCTGCCCGGCCATGCCCTGCCGACGACGATCCGCGAGTTCCAGCAGGAGCTGGACCTGGAACTGGGCACCAATCCGGGCATGGAGGCGCAGGTCGCGGCGCTGGCGGACGACATCGCCTACAACAATCACGACATCGACGACGGGCTGCGCGCCGGGCTGTTCACGCTGGAGGAGATCGCGGAGCTGCCGCTTCTGGGCGGCATCATCCGGAGCCTCCACGACCGCTATCCAGGATTGGACAGGACCCGCCTGATCCACGAGACGATCCGGCGCATGATCGACCACATGGTGACCGACCTGATCGCCGAGACCCGGCGGCGGATCGCCGGGGCCGGGCCGCGCTCCGCCTCCGAGGTACGCTCGGCGCCCTGCGCCATGGTCGCCTTCAGCGACGGGATGCGCGACCATGATCGGGTCTTGCGCGGATTCCTGAAACAGCGCATGTACCGGCACTACAAAGTGAACCGCGTCTCCAGCAAGACGCGGCGCGTGGTCTCCGAACTGTTCTCGCTGTTCATGGCCGAGCCGGAATGCCTGCCGACGGAGTGGCAGGCCGACCTGGCCGCGCTGGGCGGCAACGACGAAAGATCGCGCGCCCGGCTGGTGGCCGATTATATTGCAGGCATGACCGACCGCTTCGCCCTGGCGGAGTACGAGCGGATGTTCGACATGGAATCCAAGACCTGATGAATCTGTTCAACGAGTTCGCCAAAGACCTTCGCGTCATCCTCGATGACCTCGCGGCAAGCGGGCAGCTTCCGGGCGGGCTCGATCTTTCCAAGGTGACGGTGGAGCCGCCGCGCGATCCGTCCCACGGCGACCTGTCCACCAACGCCGCCCTGGTGCTCGCCAAGCAGGCAGGATTGAAGCCGCGCGAGATCGCCGACATGCTGGTGGAGCGCCTGAAGGGGCTGGCCGACGTCGTCTCGGTCGAGATCGCGGGTCCCGGTTTCGTGAACCTGCGCCTGTCCGACGACACCTGGCGGCAGCGCATCGGCGACATCCTGGTGGCGGGCGTCACCTACGGCAACAGCAGCGTGGGCGCCGGATCGGCGGTCAATGTCGAGTATGTCTCGGCCAACCCGACCGGCCCGCTGCATGCCGCCCACGCGCGCGGCGCCGTGGTCGGCGACGCGCTCGCCTCCCTGCTGGAGAAGGCGGGCTATACCGTCACCCGCGAGTACTACATCAACGACGCCG contains:
- a CDS encoding deoxyguanosinetriphosphate triphosphohydrolase, producing MIADQSLLRNAEPGPAAYACRPELTRGRLKPEPESPTRSVFQRDRDRIIHSGAFRKLKYKTQVFVYHEGDYYRTRLTHSLEVAQIARSVSRTLGLNEDLAEAVALAHDLGHTCFGHAGEEALNEAMKPYGGFSHNDQTLRILTRLERRYAEFDGLNLTWETLEGVVKHNGPLLPELPGHALPTTIREFQQELDLELGTNPGMEAQVAALADDIAYNNHDIDDGLRAGLFTLEEIAELPLLGGIIRSLHDRYPGLDRTRLIHETIRRMIDHMVTDLIAETRRRIAGAGPRSASEVRSAPCAMVAFSDGMRDHDRVLRGFLKQRMYRHYKVNRVSSKTRRVVSELFSLFMAEPECLPTEWQADLAALGGNDERSRARLVADYIAGMTDRFALAEYERMFDMESKT
- the erpA gene encoding iron-sulfur cluster insertion protein ErpA, yielding MADTALNTPQTDSAAAVGLGGRSLSISDSAARRVAVLRGMEGDDALMLRITVSGGGCSGFQYGFGFDKTVNEDDHVFEHLGTSVVTDDVSLDLLNGSIVDFVEDLMGASFQIKNPNATASCGCGSSFAV
- a CDS encoding exodeoxyribonuclease III — encoded protein: MKIATWNVNSVKARLPNVLAWLERTSPDVVLFQEIKCETASFPKQDFEALGYCCAVVGQKSYNGVALLSKQPAEDVLDHLPGDAEDTQGRYVEATVAGVRIASLYLPNGNPVGTEKYPYKLRWMERLRRHAADLLTTDQPFVLGGDYNVIPAAEDVYDPQAWETDALFRPETRAQFRAMLNLGLTEAFRAVHPDEVRAYTFWDYQAGRWPRDQGIRIDHFLLSPQAADRLVDCRIDRGPRGEEKASDHTPVVLELAD